In Mus musculus strain C57BL/6J chromosome 9, GRCm38.p6 C57BL/6J, one genomic interval encodes:
- the Rab6b gene encoding ras-related protein Rab-6B isoform X4 has product MLNHHPWVHPHPAEASLGARDALDASAMAATPGSEAFSSAPCSSTSGAKVGKTSLITRFMYDSFDNTYQFLFHSAMGGLKSYITWTPEGLPTGKDRRLWVRQRVYVALGH; this is encoded by the exons ATGTTGAACCACCATCCCTGGGTACATCCACATCCTGCTGAAGCCTCCTTGGGCGCTCGCGATGCCTTGGATGCTTCAGCTATGGCTGCCACACCCGGCAGCGAAGCCTTCTCATCTGCCCCTTGTAGCTCCACATCCGGTGCCAAAG TCGGGAAGACGTCTCTGATCACGAGGTTCATGTATGACAGCTTCGACAACACCTACCAG TTCTTATTCCACTCTGCAATGGGTGGACTGAAATCCTATATCACGTGGACTCCAGAGGGATTGCCTACGGGGAAGGACAGGAGACTCTGGGTGCGTCAGAGGGTGTACGTGGCTTTGGGACATTGA